One Pseudomonas sp. AN-1 genomic region harbors:
- a CDS encoding ribbon-helix-helix domain-containing protein, with protein MCELYVKADPILYESRSRSLRIRGVVTTLRLENQFWDILREIAEVDGMTTNQLIAKLYEEVMDYRGEVVNFASFLRVSCTRYLAQRRERGTELSLVAGRARAGDQPR; from the coding sequence ATGTGCGAGCTGTACGTCAAGGCCGACCCGATCCTCTACGAGTCGCGCTCGCGCTCCCTGCGCATCCGCGGCGTGGTCACCACCCTGCGCCTGGAGAATCAGTTCTGGGACATCCTGCGCGAGATCGCCGAGGTCGACGGCATGACCACCAACCAGCTGATCGCCAAGCTGTACGAGGAGGTCATGGACTACCGCGGCGAGGTGGTCAACTTCGCCTCCTTCCTGCGCGTCAGCTGCACCCGCTACCTGGCCCAGCGCCGCGAGCGGGGCACGGAACTGAGCCTGGTCGCTGGCCGTGCACGCGCAGGCGACCAGCCGCGTTGA
- a CDS encoding DJ-1/PfpI family protein, whose protein sequence is MAAKKILMLVGDYVEDYEVMVPFQALSMVGHTVHAVCPGKAAGQSVRTAIHDFEGDQTYSEKPGHNFALNFDFAAVQAADYDALVVPGGRAPEYLRLNAEVIELVQAIARAGKPIAAICHGAQLLAAAGVLKDRECSAYPACAPEVALAGGRYVEIPVDQAHSDGNLVTAPAWPAHPAWLAAFLKVLGTRIEL, encoded by the coding sequence ATGGCTGCGAAGAAGATCCTCATGCTGGTCGGCGATTACGTCGAGGACTACGAAGTGATGGTGCCGTTCCAGGCGCTGTCGATGGTTGGCCACACCGTGCACGCGGTGTGTCCGGGCAAGGCCGCCGGGCAGAGCGTGCGCACCGCGATCCATGACTTCGAGGGCGACCAGACCTACAGCGAGAAGCCGGGGCACAACTTCGCCCTCAACTTCGACTTCGCTGCCGTGCAGGCCGCCGACTACGACGCCCTGGTGGTGCCGGGCGGCCGCGCGCCGGAGTACCTGCGCCTGAACGCCGAGGTGATCGAACTGGTGCAGGCCATCGCCCGGGCCGGCAAGCCGATCGCCGCGATCTGCCACGGCGCCCAGCTGCTGGCTGCCGCCGGCGTGCTCAAGGACCGCGAGTGCAGCGCCTACCCGGCCTGCGCCCCGGAGGTCGCCCTGGCCGGCGGGCGCTACGTGGAAATCCCGGTCGACCAGGCGCACAGCGACGGCAACCTGGTCACCGCCCCGGCCTGGCCGGCGCATCCGGCCTGGCTGGCGGCGTTCCTCAAGGTGCTGGGTACCCGCATCGAGCTTTGA
- a CDS encoding sugar ABC transporter ATPase → MTAQLILVPQISSVPAHEAKARQLLNWLVRREIVAALPTTCGQGGNGMAYAIAPGALRVALHPERLPFGQPHNGLEIVTRRCIYTPTRDFREEAGCPQCRQEIGEPLFDSLEVWWPGEADNFTCPECGFEDDINGFLFLQPCGFSDLGFIFNGWAEAGLRQDFLDAFAERLGFAVRVVQVDP, encoded by the coding sequence ATGACCGCACAGCTCATCCTCGTCCCGCAGATTTCCAGCGTCCCCGCCCACGAGGCCAAGGCGCGCCAGTTGCTCAACTGGCTGGTCAGGCGCGAGATAGTCGCGGCGCTGCCGACCACCTGCGGGCAGGGCGGCAACGGCATGGCCTACGCCATCGCCCCCGGCGCGCTGCGGGTGGCCCTGCATCCCGAGCGCTTGCCGTTCGGCCAGCCGCACAACGGCCTGGAGATCGTCACCCGGCGCTGCATCTATACGCCGACCCGCGATTTTCGCGAGGAAGCCGGCTGCCCGCAGTGCCGCCAGGAGATCGGCGAGCCGCTGTTCGACAGCCTGGAGGTCTGGTGGCCGGGGGAGGCCGACAACTTCACCTGCCCGGAATGCGGCTTCGAGGACGACATCAACGGCTTCCTGTTCCTGCAGCCGTGCGGCTTCTCCGACCTGGGCTTCATCTTCAACGGCTGGGCGGAGGCGGGGTTGCGTCAGGACTTCCTCGACGCTTTCGCCGAGCGGCTGGGCTTTGCCGTGCGCGTGGTGCAGGTCGATCCCTGA
- a CDS encoding multidrug/biocide efflux PACE transporter: protein MSLNANPLQRSLGERIGHALAFELIALLICAPALAWLLGKPLLQLGLLTLMFSTVAMLWNMLFNWLFDRAQQRLGFRRDLRVRLCHALLFETGLIVVLVPLAAWWLSIGLLEALLLDIGLILFFLPYTVAFNWGWDVLRERWLARRAAVPAVQRT from the coding sequence ATGAGCCTGAACGCCAATCCCCTGCAACGCTCGCTGGGCGAACGCATCGGCCATGCGCTGGCCTTCGAGCTGATTGCCCTGCTGATCTGCGCACCGGCGCTGGCCTGGCTGCTGGGCAAGCCGCTGCTGCAGCTGGGGCTGCTGACCCTGATGTTCTCGACCGTCGCCATGCTCTGGAACATGCTGTTCAACTGGCTGTTCGACCGCGCCCAGCAGCGCCTGGGCTTCCGCCGCGACCTGCGGGTGCGGCTGTGCCACGCGCTGCTGTTCGAGACGGGGCTGATCGTCGTGCTGGTGCCGCTGGCGGCCTGGTGGCTGTCGATCGGCCTGCTCGAGGCGCTGCTGCTCGACATCGGCCTGATCCTGTTCTTCCTGCCCTACACCGTGGCCTTCAACTGGGGCTGGGATGTGCTGCGCGAGCGCTGGCTGGCGCGCCGGGCTGCGGTGCCGGCCGTCCAGCGGACTTGA
- a CDS encoding LysR family transcriptional regulator: protein MNLSAESLQAFAQAAACGSLSAAARRLGKSQSTVSEAVARLELDLGVELFRRGPRRLELTEAGASLLAHAEAVLAAGDRLALHAARLAQGQEARLTLVLSDAYQPRQYEARLLELDRRFPDLEFECLIAEHADVLDLIGQGRAQLGLLAAQPAYPPDIAHAGVAVSAEFGLFVAVDHPLATLARVGPADLAQWRALRLSSVTASETPADDLPGSDVRSGVRSDVRSGARCWSAPDYLLLLEMAGLGCGWAALPRQLVADYGRGRLHELALDGWPRRVAVDAVWSRRRELGPVAAWLLDRLLADD, encoded by the coding sequence ATGAACCTGTCTGCCGAATCACTCCAGGCCTTCGCCCAGGCGGCCGCCTGCGGCTCGCTCAGCGCCGCCGCGCGGCGGCTGGGCAAGAGCCAGTCGACCGTCAGCGAAGCGGTGGCGCGCCTGGAGCTCGACCTCGGCGTCGAGCTGTTCCGCCGCGGGCCGCGCCGCCTCGAACTGACCGAAGCCGGCGCCAGCCTGCTCGCCCACGCCGAAGCCGTGCTGGCTGCCGGCGACCGCCTGGCACTGCACGCCGCCCGCCTGGCGCAGGGCCAGGAAGCGCGCCTGACCCTGGTCCTGTCCGACGCCTACCAGCCCCGCCAGTACGAGGCGCGTCTGCTGGAGCTCGACCGGCGCTTCCCCGACCTGGAGTTCGAGTGCCTGATCGCCGAGCACGCCGACGTGCTCGACCTGATCGGTCAGGGCCGCGCCCAGCTCGGCCTGCTCGCCGCGCAGCCCGCCTACCCGCCGGACATCGCCCACGCCGGGGTGGCGGTCAGCGCCGAATTCGGCCTGTTCGTCGCCGTCGACCATCCGCTGGCCACCCTGGCGCGGGTCGGTCCCGCGGACCTGGCGCAGTGGCGCGCGCTGCGCCTGAGCAGCGTGACCGCCAGCGAGACGCCGGCCGACGACCTGCCGGGCAGCGACGTGCGTAGCGGCGTGCGCAGCGACGTGCGTAGCGGCGCTCGCTGCTGGTCGGCGCCAGACTACCTGCTGCTGCTGGAAATGGCCGGGCTCGGCTGCGGCTGGGCGGCGCTGCCGCGCCAGCTGGTCGCCGACTACGGCAGAGGCCGCCTGCATGAGCTGGCGCTCGACGGCTGGCCCAGGCGCGTGGCGGTGGACGCGGTGTGGTCGCGCCGGCGCGAACTCGGCCCGGTCGCCGCCTGGCTGCTCGACCGTCTGCTCGCCGACGACTGA
- the xseA gene encoding exodeoxyribonuclease VII large subunit, with the protein MLTDPFQRLGLDREVLTVSQLNQRARHLLEDVFPQVWVEGEISNLARPSSGHVYFTLKDAGAQVRCALFRSSAARVRQALRDGLAVKVRGKVSLFEGRGDYQMILDAVEPAGDGALRLAFEALKDKLAAEGLFAAAGKRALPAHPQRVGIVSSPSGAVIRDIISVFRRRAPQVELTLVPTAVQGVDASAQIVRALQLADRQGFDALILARGGGSLEDLWCFNEEAVARAIAACATPIVSAVGHETDVTIADFVADVRAPTPSAAAELLAPDSSDLQRRLDGLQRRLTLRMQHLLAARQLQLDGLRRRLRHPGERLRQQAQRLDDLELRLRRAMDQRLRTGHERLARLDTRLAAQHPERLLELLRQRLDHLAQRLPRAMHAGLRERRQKLGGIAQTLQVVSPLATLGRGYSILLDERGRAVCRAADTVPGQRLTARLHEGELALRVEDSPAMSGTLELPL; encoded by the coding sequence ATGCTCACCGATCCCTTCCAGCGGCTCGGCCTCGATCGCGAGGTCCTGACCGTCAGCCAGCTCAACCAGCGCGCCCGCCACCTGCTCGAGGACGTGTTCCCGCAGGTGTGGGTCGAGGGCGAGATCTCCAACCTGGCGCGGCCCTCCTCCGGGCACGTCTACTTCACCCTCAAGGACGCCGGCGCCCAGGTGCGCTGCGCGCTGTTCCGCTCCAGCGCCGCGCGGGTGCGCCAGGCGCTGCGCGACGGCCTGGCGGTGAAGGTGCGCGGCAAGGTCTCGCTGTTCGAGGGCCGCGGCGACTACCAGATGATCCTCGACGCGGTGGAGCCGGCCGGCGACGGCGCGCTGCGCCTGGCTTTCGAGGCGCTCAAGGACAAGCTGGCCGCCGAGGGGCTGTTCGCCGCCGCGGGCAAGCGCGCCCTGCCCGCCCATCCGCAGCGCGTCGGTATCGTCAGCTCGCCGTCAGGGGCGGTGATCCGCGACATCATCAGCGTGTTCCGCCGCCGCGCGCCGCAGGTGGAGCTGACCCTGGTGCCCACCGCGGTGCAGGGCGTCGATGCCAGCGCGCAGATCGTCCGCGCGCTGCAGCTGGCCGACCGCCAGGGCTTCGACGCGCTGATCCTGGCCCGAGGCGGCGGCTCGCTGGAGGACCTGTGGTGCTTCAACGAGGAGGCGGTGGCGCGCGCCATCGCCGCCTGCGCGACACCGATCGTCAGCGCCGTGGGCCACGAGACCGACGTGACCATCGCCGACTTCGTCGCCGACGTGCGCGCGCCGACGCCCTCGGCCGCCGCCGAACTGCTCGCCCCCGACTCCAGCGACCTGCAGCGCCGCCTCGACGGCCTGCAGCGCCGCCTGACCCTGCGCATGCAGCACCTGCTGGCCGCCCGCCAGCTGCAGCTCGACGGCCTGCGCCGGCGCCTGCGCCATCCCGGCGAACGGCTGCGCCAGCAGGCCCAGCGCCTCGACGACTTGGAGCTGCGCCTGCGCCGGGCGATGGACCAGCGCCTGCGCACCGGCCACGAGCGTCTGGCGCGCCTGGACACCCGCCTGGCCGCCCAGCATCCCGAGCGCCTGCTCGAACTGCTGCGCCAGCGCCTCGACCACCTCGCCCAGCGCCTGCCGCGCGCCATGCACGCCGGCCTGCGCGAGCGCCGCCAGAAGCTCGGGGGCATCGCCCAGACCCTGCAGGTGGTCAGCCCGCTGGCCACCCTCGGCCGCGGCTACAGCATCCTCCTCGACGAGCGTGGCCGCGCCGTGTGCCGCGCCGCCGACACCGTTCCCGGCCAGCGCCTGACCGCCCGGCTGCACGAGGGCGAGCTGGCGCTGCGCGTCGAGGACAGCCCGGCGATGTCTGGCACGCTGGAACTGCCGTTGTAG
- a CDS encoding sulfite reductase flavoprotein subunit alpha produces MVKKILFQLHWLLGISAGLVLALMGVTGASLSYQDELLRLLNPGVMSVEPAVGARPLSPDELVARAGEQLPGRAVLGLTFSADALDAAKVNVSGGGPRGETLYADPYSGEVLGAARGAGFFQFMMQLHRWLAMGDAGKPVTGAATLALVFLCLSGLYLRWPRRAGSWRAWLSLDWRRTGRGFLWDLHAVAGTWVLLAYLLASLTGLYWSYEWYRNGVHALAGEPAPQHGGPGKRRGPPQGQAQAEAPRAPVSIDAQWDAFRHTVQDDYRLANLRLPERAGQPLQVMYLPEAAGHNRAFNRISLDAGGKVLQHERYTDKSGVQQLLASVYPLHTGDYFGQPGRILMLLASLAMPLFFVTGWQLYLGRRRQRHAARVGRQALEAARGDGQPWLIGFASQNGFAEQLAWQTAGQLQAAGATVQVRPLAQLDAQALRGAGRALFVVSTFGDGEAPDSARGFVRRVLGGEFDLGHLEYALLGLGDRQYQRFCGFARQLHDWLQGQGARSLFAPVEVDNGDHSALQRWRALLGELTGSAPPSEAEPAARDGFAEWTLREKQWLNPGSSAAPVWRLAFEVPAGQRWQAGDLVEILPPQAGARPRSYSIASLADDGALELIVRLHLHADGTPGLCSGWLCVQLVEGATAPLRLRRNTGFHLPEDDRPLLLIGNGTGLASLRALLRERAWRGQPRNWLLFGERTAAHDFLCRDELLAWQAERHLQRLDLAFSRDQADKVYVQDRLRAAADELRAWLADGAAIYVCGSLEGMGEGVDAVLRELLGAAALAELQETGRYRRDLY; encoded by the coding sequence GTGGTCAAGAAAATCCTCTTCCAGCTGCACTGGCTGCTGGGCATCAGCGCTGGCCTGGTGCTGGCGTTGATGGGCGTGACCGGCGCCAGCCTGTCCTACCAGGACGAGCTGCTGCGCCTCCTCAATCCCGGCGTGATGAGCGTCGAGCCGGCCGTCGGCGCACGGCCGCTGAGTCCGGACGAGCTGGTGGCCCGCGCCGGCGAGCAACTGCCCGGGCGCGCGGTGCTCGGCCTGACCTTCTCCGCCGACGCCCTGGACGCGGCCAAGGTCAACGTCAGCGGTGGCGGGCCGCGCGGCGAGACGCTGTACGCCGATCCCTACAGTGGCGAGGTGCTCGGCGCGGCGCGTGGCGCCGGCTTCTTCCAGTTCATGATGCAACTGCACCGTTGGCTGGCCATGGGCGATGCCGGCAAGCCGGTCACCGGCGCGGCGACCCTGGCGCTGGTGTTCCTCTGCCTGTCCGGCCTGTACCTGCGCTGGCCGCGCCGGGCCGGCAGCTGGCGCGCCTGGCTGAGCCTCGACTGGCGGCGCACGGGGCGCGGCTTCCTCTGGGACCTGCACGCGGTGGCCGGCACCTGGGTGCTGCTGGCCTACCTGCTGGCTTCGCTGACCGGCCTGTACTGGTCCTACGAGTGGTACCGCAACGGCGTGCACGCGCTGGCCGGCGAGCCGGCCCCGCAGCACGGCGGGCCGGGCAAGCGCCGCGGCCCGCCGCAGGGCCAGGCGCAGGCCGAGGCGCCGCGTGCGCCGGTGAGCATCGACGCCCAGTGGGATGCCTTCCGCCACACCGTGCAGGACGACTACCGGCTGGCCAACCTGCGCCTGCCCGAGCGCGCCGGCCAGCCGCTGCAGGTGATGTACCTGCCGGAGGCCGCCGGGCACAACCGCGCCTTCAACCGCATCAGCCTCGATGCCGGCGGCAAGGTGCTGCAGCACGAGCGCTACACCGACAAGAGCGGCGTGCAGCAGCTACTGGCCAGCGTCTATCCGCTGCACACCGGCGACTACTTCGGCCAGCCCGGGCGCATCCTCATGCTGCTGGCCAGCCTGGCCATGCCGCTGTTCTTCGTCACCGGCTGGCAGCTCTACCTCGGCCGTCGTCGTCAGCGTCACGCCGCCCGCGTCGGGCGCCAGGCGCTGGAGGCCGCGCGTGGCGATGGCCAGCCCTGGCTGATCGGTTTCGCCAGCCAGAACGGCTTCGCCGAACAGCTGGCCTGGCAGACCGCCGGCCAGCTGCAGGCGGCCGGCGCTACCGTCCAGGTGCGCCCGCTGGCCCAGCTCGACGCGCAGGCCCTGCGCGGCGCCGGGCGGGCGCTGTTCGTGGTCAGCACCTTCGGCGACGGCGAGGCGCCGGACAGTGCGCGCGGCTTCGTGCGCCGGGTGCTGGGCGGCGAGTTCGACCTCGGCCACCTCGAATACGCCCTGCTCGGTCTCGGCGACCGCCAGTACCAGCGCTTCTGCGGCTTCGCCCGCCAGTTGCACGACTGGCTGCAGGGTCAGGGCGCACGCAGCCTGTTCGCCCCGGTGGAAGTGGACAACGGCGACCACTCGGCGCTGCAGCGCTGGCGCGCCCTGCTCGGCGAGCTGACCGGCAGTGCGCCGCCGAGCGAGGCCGAGCCGGCCGCCCGTGACGGCTTCGCCGAATGGACGCTGCGCGAGAAGCAGTGGCTCAACCCCGGCAGCAGTGCCGCGCCGGTCTGGCGCCTGGCGTTCGAGGTGCCGGCCGGACAGCGCTGGCAGGCCGGCGACCTGGTGGAGATCCTGCCGCCGCAGGCCGGTGCGCGGCCGCGCAGCTATTCGATCGCCTCGCTGGCCGACGACGGGGCGCTGGAGCTGATCGTCCGCCTGCACCTGCACGCCGATGGTACGCCGGGGCTGTGCTCCGGCTGGCTGTGCGTGCAGCTGGTAGAGGGCGCCACGGCGCCGCTGCGGCTGCGCCGCAACACCGGCTTCCACCTGCCCGAGGACGACCGTCCGCTGCTGCTGATCGGCAACGGCACCGGCCTGGCCAGCCTGCGCGCCTTGCTGCGCGAGCGCGCCTGGCGCGGGCAGCCGCGCAACTGGCTGCTGTTCGGCGAGCGTACGGCGGCGCACGACTTCCTGTGCCGCGACGAGCTGCTGGCCTGGCAGGCCGAGCGCCATCTGCAGCGCCTCGACCTGGCGTTCTCCCGCGACCAGGCGGACAAGGTCTACGTGCAGGACCGCCTGCGCGCGGCGGCCGACGAACTGCGTGCCTGGCTGGCGGACGGCGCGGCCATCTACGTGTGCGGCAGCCTCGAGGGCATGGGCGAGGGCGTCGATGCGGTGCTGCGCGAGCTGCTCGGCGCGGCGGCGCTGGCCGAGCTGCAGGAGACCGGGCGCTACCGGCGCGACCTGTACTGA
- a CDS encoding Fe2+-dependent dioxygenase translates to MMLHIPGVLSPEQVLDCRRLLQQAPWVDGKTTAGFQSAMAKNNLQLPEDCAEARQIGALILQALERNPLFIAAALPDKVYPPLFNCYQGGQDFGLHVDNAVRLDRSTGGRVRTDLSATLFFTGPDEYDGGELVVEDTYGAHSVRLPAGDLLLYPSTSLHRVTPVTRGARVCSFFWIQSMVRDDGQRSLLFDLDTGIQRINQELGADHAASVQLTGVYHNLLRRWAL, encoded by the coding sequence ATGATGCTGCACATTCCCGGGGTGCTCAGCCCCGAACAGGTTCTCGACTGCCGGCGCCTGCTGCAGCAGGCGCCGTGGGTGGATGGCAAGACCACCGCCGGATTCCAGTCGGCGATGGCCAAGAACAACCTGCAGCTGCCGGAGGACTGCGCCGAGGCGCGGCAGATCGGCGCGCTGATCCTGCAGGCGCTGGAGCGCAACCCGCTGTTCATCGCTGCGGCGTTGCCGGACAAGGTGTATCCGCCGCTGTTCAACTGCTACCAGGGCGGTCAGGACTTCGGCCTGCATGTGGACAACGCGGTGCGCCTGGACCGCTCGACTGGCGGGCGGGTGCGCACCGACCTGTCGGCCACCCTGTTCTTCACCGGCCCCGACGAGTACGACGGCGGCGAGCTGGTGGTGGAGGACACCTACGGCGCGCACAGCGTCAGGCTGCCGGCCGGCGATCTGCTCCTCTATCCCTCCACCAGCCTGCACCGGGTCACCCCGGTCACCCGCGGCGCGCGGGTCTGCTCGTTCTTCTGGATCCAGAGCATGGTGCGCGACGACGGCCAGCGCAGCCTGCTGTTCGACCTGGACACCGGCATCCAGCGCATCAACCAGGAGCTGGGGGCCGATCACGCGGCCAGCGTGCAGCTCACCGGCGTGTACCACAACCTGCTGCGCCGCTGGGCGCTGTGA
- a CDS encoding TonB-dependent siderophore receptor, translating into MRAFVKASSRQPQRLLASAVGLAVASLAVPALAAEQGALQLDNVTVQGEQEASSSKTESVSSPKYTAPLLDTPQTISVVPQKVIEEQQALSLRQVLANVSGITFSAGEGGGGSGDSINIRGFGANANMQIDGLRDSAQTNRTDTFNIEAVEVIKGPNSVFGGSGTTGGSINQVTKQPVGRDFTRLGGSLGTDNYHRLTLDTNQTLDGVGTDSAFRLNLMAHENDVPGRDEVDRERWGIAPSLALGLSEDTRLTLSYFHQTDDILPDYGVPALDGKKLAGVDREAYFGFSNIDKDEIETDSFTVKLEHAFSDSLSLQNLTRYSRIDRDVVISASHVNTTGVPAGSYVPAGPQGYGRDVSSDLWINQTNLRADFDTFGLVHSLATGVEVSRETYDRTTYSYGLDFTGRSFDLANPPGHYTGPINKADSADTSTELTNQAVYVFDTIALAPQWDLNLGLRYDWVDGEYKNVALPAGTLTRLDTSDEMLSGRAGLVYKPADNGRIYVAYGTSFNPSAEFLASSGTGVSAATTDLEPEENETWELGTKWELFDRRLELDAAVFRVEKTNARETMADGSTQLAGEQRVQGVELGVTGHITEQWDVFANYTFLDSETLKAADTAAGRAREGQALANTPPRSFNLWTSYELPAGWTLGYGARYVSERNVATSGTAKLDDYWLHNAMVGYQVNRSLDLQLNLNNLFDEDYVAQVRQTPGTAARSAAIEYGDGRSAILSANYSF; encoded by the coding sequence ATGCGTGCCTTCGTCAAAGCCTCATCCCGTCAACCCCAGCGCCTGCTGGCCTCGGCCGTCGGCCTGGCCGTGGCCTCCCTGGCCGTTCCGGCCCTGGCTGCGGAGCAGGGCGCCCTGCAGCTCGACAACGTCACCGTGCAGGGTGAGCAGGAGGCCAGCAGCTCCAAGACCGAGTCGGTCTCCTCGCCGAAATACACCGCGCCGCTGCTGGACACTCCGCAGACCATCAGCGTGGTGCCGCAGAAGGTGATCGAGGAGCAGCAGGCGCTGAGCCTGCGCCAGGTGCTGGCCAACGTCTCCGGCATCACCTTCAGCGCCGGCGAAGGCGGCGGCGGTTCCGGCGACAGCATCAACATCCGTGGCTTCGGCGCCAACGCCAACATGCAGATCGACGGCCTGCGCGACAGCGCGCAGACCAACCGCACCGACACCTTCAACATCGAGGCGGTCGAGGTCATCAAGGGCCCCAACTCGGTGTTCGGCGGCAGCGGCACCACCGGCGGCAGCATCAACCAGGTCACCAAGCAGCCGGTCGGCCGCGACTTCACCCGCCTCGGCGGCAGCCTGGGCACCGACAACTACCACCGCCTGACCCTGGACACCAACCAGACCCTCGACGGGGTCGGCACCGACAGCGCCTTCCGTCTCAACCTGATGGCCCACGAGAACGACGTGCCGGGCCGCGACGAGGTCGACCGCGAGCGCTGGGGCATCGCCCCGTCCCTGGCCCTGGGCCTGAGCGAGGACACCCGCCTGACCCTGAGCTACTTCCACCAGACCGACGACATCCTGCCCGACTACGGCGTGCCGGCCCTCGACGGCAAGAAGCTCGCCGGCGTCGACCGCGAGGCCTACTTCGGCTTCAGCAACATCGACAAGGACGAGATCGAGACCGACTCCTTCACCGTCAAGCTGGAGCATGCCTTCAGCGACAGCCTCAGCCTGCAGAACCTGACCCGCTACAGCCGCATCGACCGCGACGTGGTGATTTCCGCCTCCCACGTCAACACCACCGGCGTGCCGGCGGGCAGCTACGTGCCGGCCGGTCCGCAGGGCTACGGCCGCGACGTCAGCAGCGACCTGTGGATCAACCAGACCAACCTGCGCGCCGACTTCGACACCTTCGGCCTCGTTCACAGCCTGGCGACCGGCGTCGAGGTGTCCCGCGAGACCTACGATCGCACCACCTACAGCTATGGGCTGGATTTCACCGGTCGCAGCTTCGACCTGGCCAACCCGCCGGGCCACTACACCGGCCCGATCAACAAGGCGGACTCGGCGGATACCTCGACCGAGCTGACCAATCAGGCGGTCTACGTCTTCGACACCATCGCCCTCGCCCCCCAGTGGGATCTGAACCTGGGACTGCGCTACGACTGGGTCGACGGCGAGTACAAGAACGTCGCGCTGCCGGCCGGCACCCTCACCAGGCTGGACACCAGCGACGAGATGCTCAGCGGCCGTGCCGGCCTGGTCTACAAGCCGGCCGACAACGGGCGCATCTACGTCGCCTATGGCACCTCGTTCAACCCCTCGGCAGAGTTCCTCGCCTCCAGCGGCACTGGCGTGAGCGCTGCGACCACCGACCTCGAGCCGGAGGAGAACGAGACCTGGGAGCTGGGCACCAAGTGGGAGCTGTTCGACCGTCGCCTGGAGCTGGACGCCGCGGTGTTCCGCGTCGAGAAGACCAATGCCCGCGAAACCATGGCTGACGGCAGCACCCAGCTGGCCGGCGAGCAGCGCGTGCAGGGTGTCGAGCTGGGCGTGACCGGCCACATCACCGAGCAGTGGGACGTCTTCGCCAACTACACCTTCCTTGACAGCGAGACCCTCAAGGCGGCCGACACCGCCGCCGGTCGCGCCCGGGAAGGCCAGGCGCTGGCCAACACCCCGCCGCGCTCGTTCAACCTGTGGACCTCTTACGAGCTGCCGGCCGGCTGGACCCTGGGCTACGGCGCCCGCTACGTCAGCGAGCGCAATGTCGCGACCAGCGGCACCGCCAAGCTGGACGACTACTGGCTGCACAACGCCATGGTCGGCTACCAGGTCAACAGGAGCCTCGACCTGCAGCTGAACCTCAACAACCTGTTCGACGAGGACTACGTGGCCCAGGTGCGGCAGACCCCGGGTACCGCTGCCCGTTCGGCCGCCATCGAGTACGGCGACGGCCGCTCGGCGATCCTCTCGGCCAACTATTCCTTCTGA
- a CDS encoding alpha-hydroxy acid oxidase — MHQPLPKLPQIPAEIAALADYEPFARARMSEQAWAYMAGGAADELTLRDNCAAFQRLRLRNRVLADLRGGDTRVTLFGQTFDHPIFLAPVAYHRLAHPEGELATVLGASALRAGMVVSTQASVALEEIARQAQTPLWFQLYIQPDRGFTRELVQRAEAAGYQALVLTVDAPVGGMRNREQRAGFVLPPGVEAVNLRGMRPLQASADPAAGSLLLGSPLLAAAPTWVDLDWLRGLTRLPILLKGVMSGADAGRALAAGVDGLIVSNHGGRTLDGLPATIDVLAEVAAAVEGRLPLLLDGGIRRGSDVLKALALGARAVLIGRPYIFGLATAGAVGVAHVLQLLRAELEVAMALTGCSDLAGIGPEVLWYPR; from the coding sequence ATGCACCAGCCCCTGCCCAAGTTGCCGCAGATTCCTGCCGAGATCGCCGCGCTGGCCGACTACGAGCCCTTCGCCCGCGCCCGCATGAGCGAGCAGGCCTGGGCCTACATGGCCGGCGGCGCGGCGGACGAACTCACCCTGCGCGACAACTGCGCGGCTTTCCAGCGCCTGCGCCTGCGCAACCGGGTGCTGGCCGATCTGCGCGGCGGCGACACCCGGGTCACGCTGTTCGGCCAGACCTTCGATCACCCGATCTTCCTCGCGCCGGTCGCCTACCACAGGCTCGCCCATCCCGAGGGCGAGTTGGCCACCGTGCTGGGGGCCTCGGCGCTGCGTGCCGGCATGGTGGTCAGTACCCAGGCCAGCGTCGCGCTGGAGGAAATAGCCCGCCAGGCGCAGACGCCGCTGTGGTTCCAGCTGTACATCCAGCCCGACCGCGGCTTCACCCGCGAACTGGTACAGCGCGCCGAGGCGGCCGGCTACCAGGCACTGGTGCTCACCGTGGACGCCCCGGTCGGCGGCATGCGCAACCGCGAGCAACGCGCCGGCTTCGTGCTGCCGCCGGGTGTCGAGGCGGTCAACCTGCGCGGCATGCGCCCGCTGCAGGCCAGCGCCGATCCCGCCGCCGGCAGCCTGCTGCTCGGCAGCCCGCTGCTGGCGGCGGCGCCGACCTGGGTGGACCTGGACTGGCTGCGCGGCCTGACCCGCCTGCCGATCCTGCTCAAGGGAGTGATGAGCGGCGCGGACGCCGGCCGGGCGCTGGCCGCCGGCGTCGACGGGCTGATCGTCTCCAACCACGGCGGGCGCACCCTGGATGGCCTGCCGGCGACCATCGATGTGCTCGCCGAGGTGGCCGCCGCGGTAGAGGGGCGCCTGCCGCTGCTGCTCGATGGCGGTATCCGTCGTGGCAGCGACGTGCTCAAGGCGCTGGCGCTGGGCGCGCGGGCGGTGCTGATCGGCCGTCCCTACATCTTCGGCCTGGCCACTGCCGGTGCGGTCGGCGTGGCCCATGTGCTGCAGCTGCTGCGCGCCGAACTGGAGGTCGCCATGGCACTGACCGGCTGCAGCGACCTGGCCGGCATCGGTCCCGAGGTGCTGTGGTACCCGCGTTGA